One window of Epinephelus fuscoguttatus linkage group LG9, E.fuscoguttatus.final_Chr_v1 genomic DNA carries:
- the vma21 gene encoding vacuolar ATPase assembly integral membrane protein vma21 — MIICGRKDLKQHNTVRGITLTFYRVYFPFLIFTSSPVSPAMDGSVRATSDPAAGPQPYYRGNESSLVSALKTLLFFTILMVTLPIGLYFATKAYIFEGSMKMSSSDSYFYAAIVAVLAVHVVLALFVYVAWNEGTPKGKGKHD, encoded by the exons ATGATCATATGCGGAAGAAAGGATctcaaacaacacaacacagtcaGGGGGATAACGCTAACATTTTACAGAGTTTATTTCCCGTTTTTAATCTTTACCTCGTCTCCTGTCAGCCCAGCAATGGACGGATCTGTAAGAGCAACGTCAGACCCCGCAGCCGGACCGCAGCCTTATTACAGAGG AAATGAAAGCTCCCTGGTTTCAGCCCTCAAGACACTGCTGTTCTTCACTATCCTGATGGTCACGCTGCCCATTGGGCTTTACTTCGCAACAAAGGCGTATATCTTTGAGG GTTCCATGAAAATGTCAAGCTCTGACAGCTACTTCTATGCAGCCATTGTAGCAGTGCTCGCCGTGCATGTGGTTTTGgccttgtttgtttatgtggcCTGGAACGAAGGCACGCCTAAAGGGAAGGGCAAACACGATTAA